Proteins encoded together in one Bradyrhizobium sp. PSBB068 window:
- a CDS encoding DUF599 domain-containing protein, translating to MTGYWVDILAVGFFALEWLVYAITLEHTAYGRDSLSARMHVYREIWVRNLLHRDARMVDMQIMASLQNGTAFFASTSLIAIGGALALLRATNDALAVLGALPVNLTPSPALWEVKCIGLILIFIYTFFKFAWAYRLFNYVAILFGAMPPAGQRDTPEAEAHVIRTTRLFETAGRHFNRGQRAFFFALGYLGWFVSPWVLFATTAAVVIVIWRRQFASNAWQAMGS from the coding sequence ATGACCGGCTATTGGGTCGACATCCTAGCGGTCGGCTTCTTCGCGCTGGAATGGCTGGTCTATGCCATCACGCTCGAGCACACCGCCTACGGGCGCGACAGCCTGTCGGCGCGGATGCATGTCTATCGCGAGATCTGGGTGCGGAACCTGCTCCACCGCGACGCGCGGATGGTCGACATGCAGATCATGGCATCCTTGCAGAACGGCACCGCGTTCTTTGCCTCGACCAGCCTGATCGCGATCGGCGGCGCGCTGGCGCTGCTGCGCGCGACCAACGACGCGCTCGCGGTGCTCGGTGCACTGCCGGTCAACCTGACGCCCTCGCCCGCTCTCTGGGAGGTCAAATGCATCGGGTTGATCCTGATCTTCATCTACACCTTCTTCAAATTCGCCTGGGCCTATCGCCTGTTCAACTATGTCGCGATCCTGTTCGGCGCGATGCCGCCGGCCGGCCAGCGCGATACGCCCGAGGCGGAGGCCCATGTGATCCGCACCACGCGGCTGTTCGAGACCGCGGGCCGGCACTTCAACCGCGGTCAGCGCGCGTTCTTCTTTGCGCTCGGCTATCTCGGCTGGTTCGTCAGCCCCTGGGTGCTGTTCGCCACGACCGCCGCGGTCGTGATCGTGATCTGGCGCCGGCAGTTCGCCTCGAATGCCTGGCAGGCGATGGGAAGCTGA